From a region of the Acidicapsa acidisoli genome:
- a CDS encoding UbiD family decarboxylase has translation MAYNDLREWIAVLDKAGELKRIKEPVSPRLEITEITDRASKSGSASRTVKGAQGYAPGGPALLFENVIGHPGHKVFINQFGSERRMAMALGVDRLEQIAERIHGLMNMKAPEGLLDKLKMLPQVGELTRSFPKTVSAKDAPCKQFILRENFNVLDFPVLTCWPHDGGPFITLPCVHTRDPRSGKRNIGMYRMQIYDGQTTGMHWQRQKVAAEHYREALRTVAAANAEADPKAARVAAMAESSGGAYAVPDGPVGGLPQVQFGNLKGSRMEVAVSIGTDPATTFSAIVPAPPEVEEYLIAGFLRGKPVEIVKCETVDLEVPANAEIVLEGYVELGELRTEGPFGDHTGFYTMQDQYPVFHITCITHRKDPIYAATIVGKPPMEDAWMGKAVERIFLPMMKMTIPEIIDINLPAEGVFHNLMLVSIRKSYPGQARKVMSAIWSLGQAMFTKCIIVVDEDCDVQDIGEVTLRVTNNIDPERDIQFTLGPIDSLDHASRMPNYGSKMGIDATRKWKAEGFDRPWPAMLEMDRATKAKIDTIWSKLEIDRK, from the coding sequence CGAATGGATAGCGGTTCTCGATAAAGCCGGAGAACTGAAGCGCATCAAGGAACCAGTCTCGCCGCGACTGGAAATCACGGAAATCACCGACCGCGCCTCCAAATCCGGCAGCGCTTCGCGAACAGTCAAAGGCGCGCAAGGCTACGCTCCCGGTGGCCCCGCATTGCTCTTCGAAAACGTGATCGGCCATCCCGGCCACAAAGTCTTCATCAACCAGTTCGGCTCCGAACGTCGCATGGCCATGGCCCTCGGCGTTGACCGGCTGGAGCAGATCGCCGAACGCATCCACGGCCTCATGAACATGAAAGCCCCCGAAGGCCTGCTCGACAAGCTCAAGATGCTGCCCCAGGTCGGCGAACTGACGCGTTCCTTTCCCAAGACCGTCTCTGCAAAAGACGCGCCCTGCAAACAATTCATCCTGCGCGAAAACTTCAACGTCCTCGATTTTCCCGTCCTTACCTGCTGGCCCCACGATGGCGGCCCATTTATCACTCTGCCGTGCGTCCATACCCGCGACCCCAGGTCAGGCAAGCGCAACATCGGCATGTACCGGATGCAGATCTACGACGGTCAGACCACCGGCATGCACTGGCAGCGCCAAAAAGTCGCCGCCGAGCACTATCGCGAAGCCCTGCGTACAGTAGCCGCCGCCAACGCCGAAGCCGACCCCAAAGCCGCCCGCGTAGCCGCCATGGCCGAGTCTTCCGGCGGTGCCTACGCTGTCCCCGATGGCCCCGTCGGCGGACTGCCGCAGGTCCAGTTCGGCAACCTCAAAGGCTCGCGCATGGAGGTCGCCGTCTCCATCGGCACCGACCCGGCCACGACATTCTCCGCCATCGTCCCCGCCCCTCCCGAGGTCGAGGAGTACCTGATCGCCGGCTTCCTGCGCGGCAAGCCCGTCGAGATCGTGAAATGCGAAACCGTCGATCTCGAAGTACCAGCCAACGCGGAGATCGTCCTCGAAGGCTACGTCGAACTTGGCGAATTGCGCACCGAAGGCCCCTTCGGCGACCACACCGGCTTCTACACCATGCAGGACCAATACCCGGTCTTCCACATCACCTGCATCACCCACCGCAAAGACCCCATCTACGCCGCCACCATAGTCGGCAAACCGCCCATGGAAGACGCCTGGATGGGCAAGGCCGTCGAACGCATCTTCCTGCCCATGATGAAGATGACCATCCCCGAAATCATCGACATCAACCTGCCCGCCGAGGGTGTCTTTCACAACCTCATGCTCGTGTCCATCCGCAAGAGCTACCCCGGCCAGGCGCGCAAAGTCATGTCCGCCATCTGGTCGCTCGGCCAGGCCATGTTCACCAAGTGCATCATCGTCGTCGATGAAGACTGCGACGTACAGGACATCGGCGAAGTCACCCTGCGAGTGACGAACAACATCGACCCCGAGCGCGACATCCAGTTCACCCTGGGCCCCATAGATTCGCTCGACCACGCCAGCCGCATGCCCAACTACGGCTCCAAGATGGGCATCGACGCCACCCGAAAGTGGAAAGCCGAAGGCTTCGACCGCCCTTGGCCTGCCATGCTCGAAATGGACCGTGCGACAAAGGCCAAAATCGACACCATCTGGAGCAAACTGGAGATCGACCGCAAATAA